Genomic DNA from Schistocerca americana isolate TAMUIC-IGC-003095 chromosome 6, iqSchAmer2.1, whole genome shotgun sequence:
TGTGACACAAACTTACAGAAATGTGGAAATGTTTCATCTAGAACAAACAGTATGCTACCAACATAAATCCAGATTTATTGCAAATTTTCCTTTTCACTTTATCAGAAAATCATTTCAAACAGAACAAAATTTGTACATTTGTCACACACCGCTACAAATGGCATAAATTATGGCGTCAAATCTGCCATGACATAGTTCTTCATAAATTTATAACAAAAGTCACTCGGTGTCACTGCACAACAATGAACTGACTGACTGGAGCTTTTAAGGTGCACTGCACTACTGTCTTATATCAAACTGTggcttacttttgtttttcttctgtgctTCCTTAACTTTCTTTTTAAGAGCATTAATGTCCACATCAGTACTTGTATGAGGTTTCACATCCTTCCTTTCAGGTTCAGCAGGAGGAATAAACACTTTCTGTCGTTTTTCTTCACGTCGTTTAGCAGCTTCTGCTTGCTTATCGTCTTTTTCCTTGCGTTTCTTGGCACGACGTTGTTCTTCTTTTAGAAAGTATTCTCCTGATGCTAATAATTTGTCCACTTTACTCTCCGGCTGCGGAGGTGGGAATGGTGTGTATTCCTTCTTAGTCTTCTTTATTTTTGGCTTCTTTCTGTGGCTTAAATTCTTGCTATGGAATTTTGGAAGAAACCTTTCCCAGTTCTCATTTCTAAGTTTGGGATCCTTTGCGAGTTCACGCTTTATCATGAGCGCTTTAATGTTATAAACTGGGTGAATGTTTCGCATCGTATCTTCGGCAATCCTGCGAACTTGTTGAAGTCCTTTGTAAGGTCCAAGGGCTGCAACTGTTTGCCCTTGAACTAAAACGTAACAGTTAGTTAGTAGCTCAATAGCTTTCAAAGTGCACCCATCGGGACCTATTAGCCTCTGCCGCCTTTTAACGAATTTCTCTCTGTTTCTTACTAATGATCCAATTTTTattatatcagaacctatgtcaTCTTGAAGCACACGGACTGCTTGCTCATATGGTACACTGCGGGATAGCAACTTTATCATATCTCTAGCTTTAATTATTATATATGGATCCCAAGTATGTCGAGTTGTTCTTACTGTCATGCTACCCTCAATAAGGTCAAGTTCAGCCTTGATACCATATTCGTCCAACGATTTCTGCACAAGTGGCCAACATTCCCTTAAGTAATGTTCTCTGTATTTCGGAAATAACGTAGCAAATGAACTTTCTTCCAGCAATCGGTGAGGGTTGTCTTCTTTCTTAAACGATGGTATCTTCATAGCCCATGCGTTGTCAATCGGTCCCTTCTGGATCggcatctcttcatcttcatcaccAGCCATAGTAACTACACTTCTCCTCCCAACAGATGAAACGAGAAATTAAATGTACTTCACTAAGCAGCAACCATGATGCTTCGAATACCTTTATGCATTACTTTTCTAAACGATGATACACAAGGAAAATACGCATCACAACATACCGCACGCACACGACAAACCAAAACACTCCAAAGATCTTGCTACCATAGATGTGAGACTGATCAAACATCGCCCGCTATCCGTTAAAAGGTTGGTAATTTTGGAGCTATGTTGGCAACAAACAAGTATCACTCTGAGCAGCACCCCGTACTCTTCAGTATTCAGACTCCGAATATTTATGGGCACAGAAGTTGGGACACTACCTGTAATCGAATATTTCCTTACACACCTGCTCTGTACTGTAAGGAAAGCTTGGAACGGTACTATCACTCATTAAACAGTAGCCAATTTTTCGTGCCAGATGATGGTCAgtggccgaaactggtagcaaattAGTAAATTGTTATAATGCAGCCAAGTCTCATGAATATCTGCTGCTTACAGTTGCCTGAAGAACACATTTACAATGGGAAGTTCCCGGTGGCACTTCGCAGTAGGGATGGGACATGGATAGATAAATATCGACATTCTGCATAATCGAATATTACGCAACTAATTATCGATAGTGACTACAATTGAAAAAATTTCTATAAAAGTGCCAAAAACTTATGTTTATGAATTAATAACAAATTAAGGCAACCTAAATTTAATTATACATTATTTCACTAAAACTTTTATCAGATTGATGAAACCTTCTTTCTCCACAGTACAAAATGGCACAATCTCTTTCGAAATATGAAACAAAAccgctttatttattttttttcgttCTCCTCGTGCAAACGAAGCCACACTTTCTGAAGCAGCAGCCCGACATCCTTGCGTTCAGGTTGAATAAGCAGCTGATGACGTCGAAGCAACTGCCTGTGTCAACACTAACATGGTTCGATTTAGACGCCGTATTCCTCTATTGTAGCGACAGGTGGTTAGAGTATATTCCTGGAGTCATTTAAACCCGGTTCTcggaactttgttagtagacttcccACACTAATTGGTCATTTACTATCGTTTGATTGAAAACACATCACTTTTGACAGGCATTTCCTTCTTATTTTTTGTTGCACACAGTAAAATCACGAATATAAACACACAACGAACAACCAACAGGAGAGGTTGCCAGAACAAAGACAGCTGCCATCTCCTCACCACCAAAAATTTCCTCCCCTACAGCGTGGCCAACTGTGGATGATGTATCTGCAGTATTGCGAACTCTCTTGCGCAGTATGCTGCAGGTCACACAAAGGCCTTTACAGAAAGACACTACCCCAAAACCTACATTACAAACAGATTTCCTGTACCAAATCCTCATGCACCCACAATCCTCACACCATCTCCAAGAATCAGTTACAAACAAACGTCTCTCTCACCACCcaataaaaaagagaagaaaaaaatcatgtggcattattggccgggagaccccaacCAGGATTGTTCTGCCACCTAGTGCTGTgtcaatgatgatgagaacaacccaacacccagtcccagagcgaataaaatctccaacccagctgggtaCCAAACCCAGACTTCCAGCATAGCAGTCAATCACGGTGACCACTCAGCGTCAGAGATGGACTCATCACCCAGTATCACTCAGGAACTGGAACAGCTGAACTATATCCTTCGTTGGGGTTTTGATTATCTATTACCATGTCCTAAAATGAAGGATACCCTACCTGAGATCCTACCCACATCTaataaagtggtgttccattgcctaGCCAACTTACACATCATCATAGTCCATCCTTATGGCTCTCTCCCAACCAACTCTTTGCACATGGATCACATCTCTGTGCAAGACATGCACAAACCACCCACCCAGCCCTTCATACTTCATTGCTGTCATAGGCTTATCCAGCCAGAGGCCAggacacctgtgaaagcagccatgtcctaTGCTAACTCTGCTACaaacattgcacagctttttatgttggtacaaCTACCTACCAGttgcccaccaggatgaatggccactatcTATCTGTtgcaagaacaaagttgaccacctggtggcacaacatgcagctgagtatAACACACTCAGTTTTAATGATTACTTCGCCACCTGGGCCATCtgtatccttccctccaccaccagcttctctgaactatgcagatgggagttattcaTGCAAGACATCCTTCACTCTCGTTATCATCCTAGCATCAATCTCTGGTAGCCCTCTGTCCCTACACCCGCCATCCAACTGTTTCCCTTTGCTGTGTCCCACCACGTCCTCCCATTTCGTGTCCGTAAGTCATCTCCAGCAAGCATCGCTTCCCACCAGCCCCATCACATGTATAACCCATGCACCTGCCACCTCCTCATACCACATACTTAGCCAGCAAACCAATTGCCTTCTTCCAAACCAGTAGCCTTCCAACCCAAATCCCTCTCCTCGCCTCCTGCCTCTCTCTTACTCTACACACCCACCACGACACAACCCCAACTCCGATCTAGTCCACCTGCTGAAATGCACATCCAGCCAGCACCATGTAGGCTTAgggttaatgtgtgtgtgtgtgtgtgtgtgtgtgtgtgtgtgtgtgtgtgtgtgtgtatgcttttTGCTGAATGGTGTCATTAGCTCCTAAAGTACTTACATTTTACCTGACTTTCCTACAAAATTACAATCTACATTGTTTTCCATGTACACTTCATAcgctgctgtggccaagcggttataggcagTTCAGTCAGGAATTgcgctgctatggtcacaggtccgaatcctgccttgggcatggatgtgtgtaatgtccttaggttacgtagttaggtttaagtagttctaagtccaggggactgatgaccgcagatgttaagtcccatagtgcttagagccatttttttacacttCATACCAGGATTGATTTGCCACTGCTCCAGGAAGTTATTACTAATTTTACTGTCAGCACCTGTGTTAATattcatgtctctgcatatcgttATGTTAGTTTAACTGGCAGACAATATTATTAGTAACCtcaaacattttgcagatgatgcagttcttAGTAATGACATATTGCCTGAAAaagactgcacaaatattcagtcagatcttgataaaatttcagagTGGTGTAAATACTGACCACTTGTTTTAaacattcaaaaatgtaaaactctgCACTCCCCAAAATGCATAAAAGTACTGTTCCATGACTATGATATGACTGAGTCCCAGTTGAAATCACTCAATTCATACAAATATGTAGGTTTAACAATTTGTATGGATATTACATATAATGATCAAATaggttcagtcataggtaaagcatgtGGCCACAttaaaaaggagattgcttacaaaacattagTGTAACCCACCATAGACTATTACTTAAGCGTATGACACCCAATCCAAGCACAGACTATCAGCAGATACTGAATGTATAGAAAGAAGTGCAGCTCACATTGTCACATTTGTTTGACCCATAGATGGAACTTATTGAGATACTGGAAAACCTGAagtggcagatgcttgaagatagatacTAAAGCAGGCAaacttaacaaagtttcaagaaccagctgaagtcaatgtgaatggaatggaaagaaacccaAATGAGTGGTTTAGTGTAAAGCACTCTGTGCCTTGTACCCTTGCAGTGGTTAGCAGGgtatatatgtaaatgtaataGAGAAGCTACAAAAGTTTATTTTTGGTGAATCTAATGTGTAGAATAGAATCACACTAGAGAACAAGCTGCAAACTGCTGTTTCATCAAGGAAATCCTACACGGGGCCAACAGCTGAGAAGTATGCTGAGCTTGAATCTGCGGTTCTTTCTTTGTAACAGTTGAAAGGGAAGGTGGGATGGCTATCTCCCAGTTAAAGAGCTTGGAAATTATGAAGGCCTTAAACATGTCACGAACATATTTCCATGGGAGTATTGGTTCGTGCTGCAGGTTTGTGCACAGAAGTGGATTCTCTAACAAATGAAGTGCTTCAGTTGGACAGAGATGGCCATAAGACATCATTGAGAAATTCTTCAACTTCCAGAAGCGTTTAAGCCAAATGCAGCCATATGCTAGAAAGGTAACACCAATGAGACAGCTGTCTTTTGAAACATTCTAGTGACATTGCACTATAAAAGGATGAAAAGTACCTCATTAACAGCAGCTGGTAAccaaaaacaaataattttgctGGGACATTAGAAGTTACTACAGATGGAATAAAGCTACCCACTTATGTTATTCTGATGCATAAAAATTTCTCGAGGAGAATGACAGTGATGAAGCAAATACTAGTAGTGAAGTTACGAGTGACAGCAATGAACACTGTGATTCAAAGGttggtatttctgtgtattttacctACATTACAACAAAAAACTGTGATTAGGAgtgaacagttttttttaaatggaaaatgtatcataaatttttctcaaaattcagCAAATGGCTTATATTTGGAACAGTGTAGTATTGCATCAAACTGATGTTAAAACTCTTCCTCTTCACTCAATGGCTATATCTCACATGCAATGAATTGGAAATTGTGTGATCTGAGATTTTCCCGGCGTACAGAGATCTTGAAAATTTCTCTGGTATTCAGCCGGATAGCGTCGTCCAAAAGATGCGATATTTCAGCAAGCTGACTTCTTGCCATATTCAGGCGTTCTTGATgtctgattgatctctgatggatgccAACTTTATATAATCTCCACCTGTCTCTCGCAGCCTCCATCTGGTCGCTTCCGAGCGGTCTGCggccggtggtgggggaagggcggcgctgggtggagggggaagcgcaGTGCCCCGCAATAGATCATGGGCTGCAGTCCTTCCGTGGCCACAGCCACTTGCAGAACTCTACCATCGTGGTGACAAtgcttcttctcttcttcttcttcttcttcttcttcttcttcttcaggtgtcctgacaggagcAGATTTCCATGTAGACTGTCGTTGTATTTTAATCATACTCAGAGTTGGATCCCAGGCTTTGCTTAACTGGAAACtgctgtctttatttattagttcatcaTGCAGAcagatctccactgcctctttaagGAGACAATCCCAGAAGGTGTTCAATTGCTGTAACACCATTGTGCCATCATAGTTCATGTCATGTCCATGtgagatgcagtgctctgccatGGCGGACTTGGTCAGCTGTGCATTGTCTGTGTGGCATTTGTGTTCACTACATCTCTCCTGTACCGTCCGGATGGTCTGGCCAATATACATTTTCCCGCACtggcaagggatgctgtaaactccCAGTTTCCGGAGTTCTAAATCATCCTTGACTGATCCTAATAATGGTTTCGTTTTGGATGGAGGGCAAAACATGCACTTGACATTATGTTTTCTGAGTATTCTGCCAATCTTTGCTGATTTATTCCCAACATATGGTGTGATTTCTGTCGCAACTGGTTTGTCTTCATCCTCAGAAGGCTACGGTCTCAGCTTCTTCGGTCTTAAGGCACATTTTATCTGCCAGTTGTTGTAACCGTTCATGCGGAACATGACCTGTAAGTGCTGCAATTCTGCTGCTAGGCTGTCACAGTCCAATATTTTGTGTGCTCTGTGCAACAGTGTGCTCAGAACACCCTCTCTCTGTGAAGGAGCATGACAGCTGGAGGCATGCAGGTACAAATCTGTATGTGTACTCTTATGGTAGACGCTGTGTCCTAGTGTGCCATCTGGTCTTTGCTTGACAAccacatccagaaatggaagcttgttgttttcttctacctccatcgtgaacttgatattCTGGTGCAGCGAGTTCGGATGCTACAGAAAGTCTTGGAGGCATTGTCGTCCGTGTGGCCAGATTACGAATGTATTGTCTACATATCGAAAAAAGCAAGAGGGCTTGTAGGCTGCCGACTCAACACTGGAGAGATGTACTGAACATAAATACCACATAGACAATGCACAGCCAACTAAGTCCGCGGTGGCAGAGCAATGCATCTCACATGGACATGACATGAACTGTGATGGCACAAAGGTGTTACTGCAATTGAACACCTTCTGGGATTGTCtcctcaaagaggcagtggagatccggctgcatgacgaactaataaataaagacatcAGTTTCTAGCTAAGCAAAGCCTGGGATCCAGCTTTGAGTATGATTAAAACACAATGACAGTCTACTCGGAAAACCACTCCAGTCaggacacctgaagaagaagaagaagaagaagcattgtcACCATGACGGCAGAGTTCTGCAAGTGGCCGTAGCCGCGGAAGGACTGAGGCCCATGATATGTCGCGGGGGCGCCGCCCTTCCTCCACCACCAGCTGCGGACCCCTTGGAAGCACCCAAATGGAGGCTGCAGGAGAGGTGTGGAGATTATATAAAGTCGGCATCCATCAGAGGTTAATCAGACAGCAAGAACGcatgaagatggcaagaagtcggcttgccgaaatatcgtgccTTTTGGACGTcgctacctggctgaatacccgagaaattttcaagaatgTGAAATTGATATACATATGTAATATTTCAAATGTTTTAGATGGACTGTGTCGTGAATTTTAAAATATGTGTGATgatgttttaaaaaaatactgataCTCATAAAGCACAATTATAATTGAAATGTGTACCTAAAAGTGTACTTGTTAACTTGTCAAAGCAAATGTGTACTTGGACCTGATGCATATTGTATATCTCAAGCTGCTAAATAACTAAAACAAATTGTATCAGCACAGGCATTTGCTCATTCGCACTGTTTAAGATTCAGAATGAAATAAGGACATTCATTAGTGCCCTGTATCTACTAGCAAATGACTATATTGCAAATCTAAAATTCTCCATGGCAAGTAGCACATTTCACTGTAAAGCTGTGTGACAATTAGAATTGTATTGTAAACTGGCCTTTATGGGTACAAATGTACAGTTCAAAATCCTTATTTGTCATTTTACTTGTTCTTGTCATGGTGGTCTTCAGTCtatgactggtgtgatgcagcacTGCACTCTagtatcctgcgcaagcctcttcatctccaactaACAGCCACAATCTACAGTCATTTGaagctgcttaatgtattcatccacTGGTCTCCCTCTACCAAGAATATCTACTCACACAGTCCCTCCGATACCATATTGACAGtttcttgatgcttcagaatgtctcCATCACCAGTGCCTTCTTCGAGCCTAGTTGTACCACTAATTTTCTTTCTCGCCAGctcagttcagtacctcctcatcagttacatgatctacccatctaatcttcatcattctgctatagtaccacatttcaaaagtttctattctttttctGTCTTGattgtttatcatccatatttcacttccatgcaaggctacactccagaaaaataacgGCTGAAAAGACTATCTAACATTAAAACCTTGCTGTAGCCAGTCTGCATATCATATTCTCAATACTTTGGCCATTATTAATTATTTCACTGCCCTTAACAGACATCACCTACTACTTCTAGTGTCTTATTTCTTAATCTAATCCCcacaacatcacccgatttaatttatctatgtcccattatccttgttttacttttgttcatgcttatcttataacctctttacaagacactatccattccataattgctgataattattttattgttgtaagtccatggtccaaggcataattcttTGCCTGACATTTCCTCTTCCAATGCTGGAGGATTACACCTTGGACAAGGGCCTTATGCCCATAAAACAAGCCTCAGCGATTAAGCAAATACTTGCCATGAAAGCCTGCATTCTAtgaccatccattccattcagctgcacttccaagccctttgctgtctctgacagaattataaagtcatcagaaaactcaaagtttttatttcttctcctgccctttaattcttttttcaaatttctcctttatttctgttactgcttgcttaatgtacagactgaaaagcatcagggataggctacaaccctggcacacttctcagccactgcttcccttcatgtccTTAGAcactcataactgcagtctggtttctgtacaggccTTGTACATCCTCTTGTCCCCCGTATTGGTATATCTGATACCCTCGGAGTTTCAGTGTTTATTCTAGTCAATTTTATCAAAAGCCTTCTCTTAGTCTTACAAATGCTATTTGCTTTTCTTTAACCTGTCCCCAAAGATTAgctgtaatgtcagtattgcctcgcatattcctaaatttctccgTAATCCAAAAATAATATCATTGTTAGTTTTCAGTCAACATTGTTAGCTCCTAGTGAGCATGTAATGCTTTGTAGGTTACATATATTTCTAGTTTGAAGTACGAAATAAACACAGCAATTGGCCAAAGTTAAAAGGCAAAAACAGT
This window encodes:
- the LOC124619446 gene encoding KRR1 small subunit processome component homolog: MAGDEDEEMPIQKGPIDNAWAMKIPSFKKEDNPHRLLEESSFATLFPKYREHYLRECWPLVQKSLDEYGIKAELDLIEGSMTVRTTRHTWDPYIIIKARDMIKLLSRSVPYEQAVRVLQDDIGSDIIKIGSLVRNREKFVKRRQRLIGPDGCTLKAIELLTNCYVLVQGQTVAALGPYKGLQQVRRIAEDTMRNIHPVYNIKALMIKRELAKDPKLRNENWERFLPKFHSKNLSHRKKPKIKKTKKEYTPFPPPQPESKVDKLLASGEYFLKEEQRRAKKRKEKDDKQAEAAKRREEKRQKVFIPPAEPERKDVKPHTSTDVDINALKKKVKEAQKKNKSKPQFDIRQ